TGCCAGACATCCATCAGGATGACCGTGAACCAGGCGGAGACCGGTTGCTGGGTGTAGTCGAAGGGAATGCCCAGCCAGTTGAGGCCATAGCCCAGCAGGCCGATGTCGGGCAGCGCATAGATGTTCCACATGGCGCCGACCACGTTCCAGGGGATCAGCAGCGGCAGCGCCATGAGCACCAGGCAGACCGAGGCCCAGAAGCCGCGGCGCGGCATGGTCAGCGCAATGCCGACGCCCAGCGGCACCTCGATCGCCAGGATGGTGAAGGTGAAGAAGAACTGGCGCAGCAGCGAGTCGTGGAAACGCTCCGAGGCCAGCACCTCGCGGAACCAGCGGGTGCCCTCGAAAAAGAAGAGATTGTTGCCGAAGGTGTCTTGAACCGAGTAGTTCACCACCGTCATCAGCGGGACGATGGCGTTCAGCGCCACGATGAACAGCACCGGCAGCACCATGAACCAGGCCTTGTTGTTGAGGGTCTTCTGCATGGCTCAGTTGCCCCCCTGCGCCTGGGCACGCACCAGGTGCGAGTCCTGATAGATGTTGATCCGGGCGGGATCGATGACGGCGCTGGCGCCTTCCGGCACTTCCCTGCCCTCCGGCAGCACGGCGTCGAAGCGCTGCCCGTCCAAAAGGGCGCGCACGATCTTGAAGCGGCCGATATCCTCGACCCGGGTGATGGCGATCGGCAGGCCCTGGCCCGGCGGGGCCATACGCACGAATTCGGGGCGGATACCCGCTTCGGTCTTGCCGGCGAGCTGCGGATAGCTGCAGCCCAGATCAACTTCGCGGCCGCCGAGCTGCAGCTTGCTGCCCGCTACCTGGCAAGGCAGCACATTCATGCCCGGCGAGCCGATGAAGTAGCCGACAAAGGTGTGCGCCGGCTGGTCGAAGAGCTCCTCCGGCGTGCCGATCTGCACCACCTCGCCCTCGTACATCACCACCACCTTGTCGGCAAAGGTCAGCGCTTCGGTCTGGTCGTGGGTCACGTAGATCATGGTGTGACCGAAACGGCGGTGCAGCTCCTTCAGCTTGGTGCGGAGCTGCCATTTCATGTGCGGGTCGATAACGGTCAGTGGCTCGTCGAAGAGGATGGCGTTGACGTCGTAACGCACCAGGCCGCGGCCCAGCGAGATCTTCTGTTTCTCGTCGGCGGTCAGGTTCTGCGCCCTGCGGTGCGCCTTGCCGGTGAGGTCGAGCGTTTCCAGGGCCTCGGCCACGCGCTTTTGGATCTCGTCCTTCGGCACGTGGCGGTTGGCCAACGGAAAGGCCAGGTTCTCGGCCACCGTCATGGTGTCGTAGACCACCGGGAACTGAAACACCTGGGCGATGTTGCGCTGCTCGGGGGCCAGGTGGGTGATATCCTCCCGGTCGAAAAGGATGCTGCCGCGCGAGGGCACCAGCAGGCCGGAGATGATGTTCAGCAGCGTGGTCTTGCCGCAGCCCGAGGGCCCGAGCAGCGCATAGGCCCCGCCATCGTCCCAGACGTGGTCGATTTCCTTTAGGGCGAAGTCGGCTTCGCTCTTGGGGTTGGGCAAATAGGAGTGCGCCAGCTTGTCGAGGGTGATCTGTGCCATGGCTCAAGCCCCCATCGCGTTACGCGGCGGCGCGACATAGCTGCTCGGCGCCGCCACCAGCCGCTCGTCTGCGTCGAAGACCAGGAAGCCGGCTGGATCCAGATAGACGGGGACGTGGTCGCCGATCTCCACCCGGTGGACACCGTGGGTCAACGCCACCCAGCGCGAGCCGTCGTGTTCGACGTGGACAAAGCTCTCCGAGCCGGTGATCTCCGTGGTCGAGACCGAGGCCTCCACCTGGATTGCCTCCCCCGCCGGCGGGTGCAGCAGCAGATGGTGGGGCCGGATCGCGACCTTATAGGCGCCGTCGGGCAAGCCCTCGGTGCCGGCCGGCGCCGCAATCGGCTTGCCGTCGTAACTCAGTTGGCGCCCGCGTTTTTCCATGGGCACCACGTTTAGCGGCGGGTCGGAGAAGGTCTGTGCGGTGATCAGGTCCGCCGGGCGGCTGTAGACAT
The sequence above is drawn from the Pelagibius sp. CAU 1746 genome and encodes:
- a CDS encoding sugar ABC transporter permease; translated protein: MQKTLNNKAWFMVLPVLFIVALNAIVPLMTVVNYSVQDTFGNNLFFFEGTRWFREVLASERFHDSLLRQFFFTFTILAIEVPLGVGIALTMPRRGFWASVCLVLMALPLLIPWNVVGAMWNIYALPDIGLLGYGLNWLGIPFDYTQQPVSAWFTVILMDVWHWTSLVVLLAYAGLRSIDDNYYRAAQIDGASRWAVFRYIQLPKMKHVLTIAILLRFMDSFMIYTEPFVLTGGGPGNTTTVLSIDLVKAALGEFNLGVAAAMSIIYFLMTLLVCWLFYTLITQGEKK
- a CDS encoding ABC transporter ATP-binding protein — translated: MAQITLDKLAHSYLPNPKSEADFALKEIDHVWDDGGAYALLGPSGCGKTTLLNIISGLLVPSRGSILFDREDITHLAPEQRNIAQVFQFPVVYDTMTVAENLAFPLANRHVPKDEIQKRVAEALETLDLTGKAHRRAQNLTADEKQKISLGRGLVRYDVNAILFDEPLTVIDPHMKWQLRTKLKELHRRFGHTMIYVTHDQTEALTFADKVVVMYEGEVVQIGTPEELFDQPAHTFVGYFIGSPGMNVLPCQVAGSKLQLGGREVDLGCSYPQLAGKTEAGIRPEFVRMAPPGQGLPIAITRVEDIGRFKIVRALLDGQRFDAVLPEGREVPEGASAVIDPARINIYQDSHLVRAQAQGGN